In a genomic window of Halostella litorea:
- a CDS encoding 50S ribosomal protein L23, which yields MTGDVIVHPLVTEKAMNEMDFGNKLQFIVDLDAAKPEIAEAVQEQFDIEVEKVNTQVTMNGRKKATVRLGEDDDAQEVASRIGVF from the coding sequence ATGACGGGCGACGTCATCGTCCACCCGCTGGTCACCGAGAAGGCGATGAACGAGATGGACTTCGGGAACAAGCTCCAGTTCATCGTCGACCTGGACGCCGCGAAGCCGGAGATCGCCGAGGCGGTCCAGGAGCAGTTCGACATCGAAGTGGAGAAGGTCAACACGCAAGTCACGATGAACGGGCGAAAGAAGGCGACCGTCCGACTCGGCGAGGACGACGACGCCCAGGAAGTCGCCTCGCGCATCGGGGTGTTCTAA
- a CDS encoding 30S ribosomal protein S19, whose product MSDSEYRTGREGEFTYRGHTLDELQDMSLEDVAELLPARQRRSIERGLSVEKEKLLAEAREAGEEETANDPIRTHLRDMPIVPEFVGKTFAVYNGQEFERVQVEPEMIGHYLGEFQLTRTSVEHGQAGIGATRSSKFVPLK is encoded by the coding sequence ATGAGCGATTCCGAGTACAGAACCGGCCGCGAGGGTGAGTTCACCTACCGCGGTCACACGTTAGACGAACTGCAGGACATGAGCCTGGAGGACGTCGCGGAACTGCTCCCCGCCCGACAGCGGCGAAGTATCGAGCGCGGCCTCTCCGTCGAGAAGGAGAAGCTGCTCGCCGAGGCCCGCGAGGCCGGCGAGGAGGAGACCGCAAACGACCCGATCCGAACGCACCTGCGCGACATGCCGATCGTACCGGAGTTCGTCGGCAAGACGTTCGCCGTGTACAACGGCCAGGAGTTCGAGCGCGTGCAGGTCGAGCCGGAGATGATCGGCCACTACCTCGGCGAGTTCCAGCTGACACGGACCTCCGTCGAGCACGGCCAGGCCGGCATCGGGGCGACGCGCTCCTCGAAGTTCGTCCCGCTGAAGTGA
- a CDS encoding 50S ribosomal protein L2, which produces MGRRIQGQRRGRGGPTFRAPSHRYKADLTHKTAEDSDVISGTVVDIEHDPARSAPVAAVEFEDGDRRLILVAEGIGVGEEIQVGVSAEIKPGNTLPLAEIPEGVPVSNVESQPGDGGKFARASGTSADLITHDRDAAVVQLPSGQSKRLDPECRATIGVVAGGGRTEKPHVKAGNKYHKMKARGTKWPNVRGVAMNAVDHPFGGGGRQHPGKPKSISRNAPPGRKVGDISSRRTGRGGDN; this is translated from the coding sequence ATGGGACGCAGGATTCAAGGACAGCGACGCGGTCGCGGCGGCCCGACGTTCCGGGCCCCCTCGCACCGCTACAAGGCGGATCTGACGCACAAGACGGCCGAGGACAGCGACGTCATCTCCGGCACGGTCGTCGACATCGAGCACGACCCGGCCCGGAGCGCCCCGGTCGCAGCCGTCGAGTTCGAGGACGGCGACCGCCGCCTGATCCTCGTCGCCGAGGGCATCGGCGTCGGCGAGGAGATCCAGGTCGGCGTCTCGGCCGAGATCAAGCCGGGCAACACGCTCCCGCTCGCGGAGATCCCCGAGGGGGTCCCCGTCAGCAACGTCGAGAGCCAGCCCGGCGACGGCGGCAAGTTCGCCCGCGCCAGCGGGACGAGCGCCGACCTCATCACGCACGACCGCGACGCCGCGGTCGTCCAGTTGCCCAGCGGCCAGTCCAAGCGCCTGGACCCCGAGTGTCGGGCGACCATCGGCGTCGTGGCCGGCGGCGGCCGCACCGAGAAGCCCCACGTGAAGGCCGGCAACAAGTACCACAAGATGAAAGCCCGCGGCACGAAGTGGCCGAACGTTCGTGGCGTCGCCATGAACGCCGTCGACCACCCGTTCGGCGGCGGCGGCCGCCAGCACCCGGGCAAGCCGAAGAGCATCTCGCGCAACGCTCCGCCGGGACGCAAGGTGGGCGACATCTCGTCCCGACGCACGGGCCGTGGAGGTGACAACTGA
- a CDS encoding 50S ribosomal protein L22, which produces MGINYSVDADPDETAKAMLRERHMSHKHSKAIAREIKGKTATEAEEYLQAVVDGERSVPFKSHNSGVGHRSDIDGWDAGRFPEKASEAFLDLIENAVNNADHQGFDGEEMVIEHVAAHKVGESQGRKPRAMGRASAWNTPEVDVELILKEEAED; this is translated from the coding sequence ATGGGAATCAACTACAGCGTCGACGCCGACCCGGACGAGACGGCGAAAGCCATGCTCCGGGAGCGTCACATGAGCCACAAGCACAGCAAGGCCATCGCCCGCGAGATCAAGGGCAAGACCGCCACGGAGGCCGAGGAGTACCTCCAGGCGGTCGTCGACGGCGAGCGGTCGGTGCCGTTCAAGTCCCACAACAGCGGCGTGGGCCACCGCTCCGACATCGACGGCTGGGACGCCGGCCGCTTCCCCGAGAAGGCCAGCGAGGCCTTCCTCGACCTGATCGAGAACGCCGTCAACAACGCCGACCACCAGGGGTTCGACGGCGAGGAGATGGTCATCGAGCACGTCGCCGCCCACAAGGTCGGCGAGTCCCAGGGCCGCAAGCCCCGGGCGATGGGCCGGGCCTCCGCGTGGAACACGCCGGAGGTCGACGTCGAACTGATCCTGAAAGAGGAGGCTGAAGACTAA